Sequence from the Methanosarcinales archaeon genome:
CAAAAATGCGTTGATCCCTGTGATCACACATATGGGTATGCAGATAGGTCATCTGCTGGCAGGGGCTGTAATTGTTGAAACGATATTTGCATGGCCGGGAGTTGGCAAATTCTTAGTTGATGCTATATATGCAAGAGATTATCCCGTGATCCAGGGTTTTGTTTTGATCATCGCACTCTTCTTTGTACTCTCGAATCTGGCAGTGGATATTCTGTATACGTATCTCGACCCGAGAATTCGATATGATGCGGATAAAGGAATGTAATTAAGAAATTTATGTTTGAGATGGTCATATGTTAATTTATTCAGAATTTAAAAGAAACAAACCTGCAATGTTAGGAATAGTTATCATTCTATTTTTTGCATCAATTGCTGTATTTGCCCCTTATGCCGCTCCTCATGATCCTCTTGAATTGAATCTGGAAGAACGGTTACTCTCGCCCACTGCAGAACATCCAATGGGAACCGATAACCTTGGAAGAGACGTTCTGAGCAGAGTTATATACGGAACAAGGGTTTCATTGAGCATGTCAGCAGCCGTCGTAACAATAATTATGGTTCTTGGCATTACCATAGGCACTGCTGCAGGCTATTTTGGCGGCGTCCTTGATGATGTGATAATGCGTGGGGTTGATGTACTGCTAGCATTCCCGAGTACAATTCTTGCACTTGTTATTGCCGGTCTTCTTGGTCCCTCACTGACAAATGTGATGATTGCTCTTGGTGCAATCTGGTGGGTGGGTTATTCAAGGATAGTAAGAGGCTCAGTATTATCGATAAAAGAAAAAGAGTTTGTTGAAGCTGCGAGAGCAATGGGATGCGGCGATGCCTATATCGTCAGACGCCACATACTGCCTAATGTTCTATCGCCTGTAATAGTTCTTGCAACACTGGATATGGGTCATATCATACTTTCAATTGCAGCACTGAGTTTTCTCGGGCTGGGTGCACAACCGCCGGTACCGGAGTGGGGAACAATGCTCAATGAAGGAAAACCATTCATGGAATCAGCGTCGCATCTGATGATCTTTCCCGGATTGATGATCATGATCGCAGTACTGGCTTTCAATTTCATAGGAGATGGCTTGCGGGATGCACTTGATCCAAGGATGAAGGAAGTGATGATAAAATGACATTATTAAGCATACAAAATCTAAAAGCCCATTTCCACACTGAAGACGGTGCAGTAAGAGCAGTAAATGGTGTTGACTTAGATATCGAAGAGGGGGAAAAGCTGGGTTTGATCGGAGAGACCGGATGTGGTAAGACTGTACTGGGTCTTGCGATCCTGCGCCTGCTTTCTGAGAACACTACAGTTGAAGGCAGAATCCTCTATAAGGATAAGAATCTTTTAACGATGAGTGATCACGAGATCCGGAAAATAAGAGGAAAAGAGATTGCCATGATCTTTCAAAATCCGCTGTCTTCGATGAATCCGGTTCTTACGGTGGGGACACAGGTTGCTGAACCTGTAGAATTACATCAGCATCTGAAAAAGCGAGATGTGAAGCAAAAGGTCATCGGGATGTTAAAATCAGTGAAAATATCATCACCCCATGAACGAGTGAATGAATACCCTCATGAGTTCAGCGGTGGGATGAGGCAGAGAGCGATGATAGCGATGGGACTTATCTGCATGCCGTCGCTTATCATCGCGGATGAGCCGACCACAGGGCTGGACGTCACAATACAGGCGCAGATAGTGGAATTGATGAGGGAGTTATTAATAGACTCCGGGACTTCTATGCTGCTTATCACTCACGATCTCGCTGTAGCAGCCGAGCTATGTGATTATATTGCTGTGATGTATCCGGGCGAAATTGTAGAATATGGAAGTGTCAGGGATCTGTTCAATAATCCCAAACACCCGTATACCAGGGGTTTTCTTAATTCTCTTCCTGTCAGGGGATTAAAACCGATGGCAGGTACCAGCCCGAGTTTGATAAATCTCCCCGCCGGATGCAAGTTCCATCCGAGATGTTCACTGGCGACTGAGAAATGCAAGAATAAAAGGCCTGAACTAATAAAAGTTGGAAAAAAGCATTATGTGAGGTGTTTTTTATATGATTGAAGTGAGTGGTTTAAAAAAATATTTTTCAACCGGGTTGTTTGGAAAAAAGTACATCAGAGCCGTAGATGGTGTGGACTTTGAGATTGAAAAGGGGGAGTCTCTCGGTCTGGTCGGTGAGAGCGGATGCGGAAAAACGACTGTTGGCAGGTTGATCCTGCGGCTTATTGAGCCTACTGAGGGGAAGATGATTATTGACAATATTAATTTATTTGAATTGAACAAAAAAGATATGAGAAAAATCCGGCGGAAGATGCAGATCATATTCCAGAACCCAGATGCATCTCTCAATCCGAGAATGCGGATTGGGGAATGCATCGCGGAGCCTCTGAAACTGTATAAGATCGTAAGTAAGGAAAGAATGAATGATAAAATCCTGGAACTGATAGAAACAGTAGGGCTAAATCCCGAACATGTAAATCGTTATCCTCATGAACTCAGTGGAGGGCAGAACCAGCGCGCTGTGATTGCAAGAATCCTGGCAATTAATCCTGAGTTTATCGTTGCTGATGAGCCGACTTCGGCGCTGGATGTAAATGTCCAGGCGCAAATACTTAATATATTAAGAGATGTGAAAGAAAAATTCGGCCTGACATGTCTGTTTATCTCTCATGATCTGGAGGTGATAAAGATAATGACTGACCGGGTCGCTGTGATGTATCTCGGGAAACTGGTTGAAATTGGAAAAACAGACGAGATTTTTAACGATGCGAAGCATCCATATACAAAAGCATTATTATCTGCCATACCTGTGGCTGACCCTGACGCCAAACTAAAGCGGATACTGCTGAAAGGTGATATGCCAAATCCGATGAATCCATCGATAGGATGCAGGTTTCATACCAGATGCCAGTACAGCGAGAGGATATGCAAGATAGAGGAGCCTCCCCTGATTGGAAATGGTCACAAGGTGGCATGTCATTTGCAATGATAGAAGTCAAGGACTTAGTGAAAAATTATGGAGAGCATACTGCTGTAGATGGAATCAACTTCAGGGTTCGAAAAGGTGAGATCTTTGGATTTTTAGGACCAAATGGAGCAGGCAAGACCACGACACTAAATATACTGGCAGGTCTATCGCTTCCAAGCTCTGGTGTAGCAGTAATAGCGGGACAGGATGTAACAAAACATCCAATAGGAT
This genomic interval carries:
- a CDS encoding ABC transporter ATP-binding protein → MTLLSIQNLKAHFHTEDGAVRAVNGVDLDIEEGEKLGLIGETGCGKTVLGLAILRLLSENTTVEGRILYKDKNLLTMSDHEIRKIRGKEIAMIFQNPLSSMNPVLTVGTQVAEPVELHQHLKKRDVKQKVIGMLKSVKISSPHERVNEYPHEFSGGMRQRAMIAMGLICMPSLIIADEPTTGLDVTIQAQIVELMRELLIDSGTSMLLITHDLAVAAELCDYIAVMYPGEIVEYGSVRDLFNNPKHPYTRGFLNSLPVRGLKPMAGTSPSLINLPAGCKFHPRCSLATEKCKNKRPELIKVGKKHYVRCFLYD
- a CDS encoding ATP-binding cassette domain-containing protein, which encodes MIEVSGLKKYFSTGLFGKKYIRAVDGVDFEIEKGESLGLVGESGCGKTTVGRLILRLIEPTEGKMIIDNINLFELNKKDMRKIRRKMQIIFQNPDASLNPRMRIGECIAEPLKLYKIVSKERMNDKILELIETVGLNPEHVNRYPHELSGGQNQRAVIARILAINPEFIVADEPTSALDVNVQAQILNILRDVKEKFGLTCLFISHDLEVIKIMTDRVAVMYLGKLVEIGKTDEIFNDAKHPYTKALLSAIPVADPDAKLKRILLKGDMPNPMNPSIGCRFHTRCQYSERICKIEEPPLIGNGHKVACHLQ
- the nikC gene encoding nickel ABC transporter permease subunit NikC, coding for MLIYSEFKRNKPAMLGIVIILFFASIAVFAPYAAPHDPLELNLEERLLSPTAEHPMGTDNLGRDVLSRVIYGTRVSLSMSAAVVTIIMVLGITIGTAAGYFGGVLDDVIMRGVDVLLAFPSTILALVIAGLLGPSLTNVMIALGAIWWVGYSRIVRGSVLSIKEKEFVEAARAMGCGDAYIVRRHILPNVLSPVIVLATLDMGHIILSIAALSFLGLGAQPPVPEWGTMLNEGKPFMESASHLMIFPGLMIMIAVLAFNFIGDGLRDALDPRMKEVMIK
- a CDS encoding ABC transporter permease; the encoded protein is ILFFSLKLGWFPCFGYGTISHLVLPAITLGTGLAAPLMRLMRASMLEVLRQDYIRTARSKGLSDHLVMWKHGFKNALIPVITHMGMQIGHLLAGAVIVETIFAWPGVGKFLVDAIYARDYPVIQGFVLIIALFFVLSNLAVDILYTYLDPRIRYDADKGM